A single Chryseobacterium sp. DNA region contains:
- a CDS encoding DMT family transporter, with amino-acid sequence MNADKEKWILLAVLSIIWGSSFILIKKSLEHFNPFQVGSLRVLIAGLILFPVAVSNYKLFPKKHLKWLILAAFTGNFIPMFLFPIAETEISSSIAGIINSMMPIFVIIVGALVWKFETTKRQITGVLISFTGVCILAFGGSGSGAFKIIPILLLLLATLCYALSTTTVKSKLMDVSSTVLSAFVFSFVLFFPSLIALTCTGFFSEFSFSKDTMLGLMFVSLLSIFGTGLAMMMNYRLLKVSTPLFASTVTLIMPIVAIIWGMIDGEKLTYVQFVGAGIIIAGLLFLRTNQKK; translated from the coding sequence ATGAACGCAGATAAAGAAAAATGGATTCTTTTGGCTGTCCTGAGTATTATCTGGGGATCATCTTTTATTTTGATCAAGAAATCACTGGAGCATTTTAATCCGTTTCAGGTAGGATCTTTAAGAGTTCTTATTGCAGGCCTTATTTTATTTCCCGTTGCTGTTTCCAATTATAAGCTTTTCCCGAAAAAACACTTGAAATGGCTTATTTTGGCAGCTTTTACAGGAAATTTTATTCCCATGTTCTTATTCCCGATAGCAGAAACGGAGATCAGCAGCAGCATTGCAGGTATTATCAACTCGATGATGCCTATTTTTGTTATTATTGTAGGGGCTTTGGTGTGGAAGTTTGAAACTACCAAAAGGCAGATCACAGGAGTCCTGATAAGCTTTACTGGGGTCTGTATTCTGGCATTTGGAGGCAGCGGCAGCGGAGCGTTTAAAATCATTCCGATCCTGCTGCTCTTATTGGCTACTTTATGTTATGCATTGAGCACGACCACTGTGAAGTCAAAACTTATGGACGTTTCATCCACTGTTTTATCTGCTTTTGTTTTCTCATTTGTTTTATTCTTTCCGTCCCTTATTGCTTTAACCTGCACGGGTTTCTTTTCAGAATTCAGTTTTTCAAAGGATACTATGCTGGGACTGATGTTTGTGAGTCTGCTTTCTATTTTTGGAACAGGCCTCGCCATGATGATGAATTACCGTTTATTAAAGGTATCTACTCCGCTATTCGCTTCCACGGTTACCCTGATCATGCCCATTGTAGCTATTATCTGGGGAATGATAGATGGTGAAAAGCTGACTTATGTACAATTTGTAGGGGCCGGAATTATCATTGCCGGGTTACTATTTTTGCGGACTAATCAAAAAAAATAA
- the aat gene encoding leucyl/phenylalanyl-tRNA--protein transferase yields the protein MVRLDENEISFPDPEVYDGHDGLIAFGGDLSVERIWFAYQLGIFPWYNPGEEILWWCPDPRFVLFPHEIKVSKSMRKILHRNVFSFSENQNFREVIKNCQQAARKGQSGTWLSDELMESFIELHRFGLAKSIEVWQNGELVGGFYGIQIGNIFCGESMFAKVSNASKAGFIHFVERNKDHLELIDCQSHTDHLESLGARMLPKKEFLKILHENNERR from the coding sequence ATGGTTCGATTAGACGAAAATGAGATTTCATTCCCAGACCCGGAAGTGTATGACGGTCATGACGGATTGATTGCCTTTGGCGGCGATCTGTCTGTAGAACGTATCTGGTTTGCCTATCAACTGGGTATTTTTCCATGGTACAACCCCGGAGAAGAAATTCTTTGGTGGTGCCCGGATCCAAGATTCGTTTTATTTCCTCATGAAATAAAAGTTTCAAAGTCGATGAGAAAAATTCTACATAGAAACGTGTTCAGCTTTTCTGAAAATCAAAACTTCAGGGAAGTGATCAAAAACTGCCAGCAGGCTGCCCGGAAAGGACAGTCGGGAACCTGGCTTTCTGATGAGCTGATGGAATCTTTTATCGAACTTCACCGGTTTGGCCTCGCTAAAAGTATTGAAGTATGGCAGAATGGAGAACTTGTAGGCGGATTTTACGGTATACAGATCGGCAATATATTTTGTGGCGAAAGCATGTTTGCAAAGGTAAGCAATGCCTCTAAAGCAGGATTCATCCATTTTGTAGAAAGAAATAAAGACCATCTGGAATTAATTGACTGTCAGTCTCATACTGATCATTTAGAAAGTTTAGGTGCGAGAATGCTTCCTAAGAAAGAGTTTTTAAAAATTTTACACGAAAATAATGAACGCAGATAA
- a CDS encoding DUF3127 domain-containing protein, translated as MELQGTVKKLFDAQTFASGFQKREMVILTQEQYPQPINIEFLSDKISLLDNLKEGESVKVGINIRGREWVSPQGETKYFNSITGWRVEKVFDNGAEPTQAMSQQSASPVSNENPFAGDDDDDLPF; from the coding sequence ATGGAATTACAAGGAACGGTAAAGAAACTTTTTGATGCTCAAACATTTGCGAGCGGATTTCAAAAAAGAGAAATGGTTATTTTAACTCAAGAACAGTATCCACAGCCGATAAACATAGAATTTTTGTCTGATAAGATTAGTTTATTAGATAATCTTAAAGAAGGAGAAAGCGTAAAGGTAGGAATCAATATCAGAGGTAGAGAGTGGGTTTCTCCTCAAGGTGAAACAAAATACTTCAACTCTATTACAGGGTGGAGAGTAGAGAAGGTATTTGACAATGGTGCGGAGCCTACACAGGCCATGTCTCAGCAGTCAGCTTCTCCTGTTTCTAATGAGAATCCTTTTGCCGGAGATGATGACGATGATTTACCTTTTTAA